The following coding sequences lie in one Pseudoalteromonas sp. Scap06 genomic window:
- a CDS encoding PH domain-containing protein yields MKPQARLLPVSVDATQITSSSLNWQKVSPWALAYFVMHFSVRFIKDGLFNLLPVLVVFVTQVENKLFWGQVGLTIALTSLLVYCFLYYRSFRFCITDEHEILLNKGVFKKERLTLKFSRVQNVNIAEPFYFTPVGLVNCIFDAAGSVAQEAVLPGVTSDYAKQMRKQVFDYKAQQQPSTEEANTAQLHAENQNENSLFISNKEIAKFGLMSNMAILALAAIAPFINVAIDFLEQQFITKIEGFYQQELGMMANAAVFAVITLIIVLVFIAVFLSVTMSLIRFYNYQLYFKNNKFKRIAGLLERHQLSISLDKVQSIVIKQNLVARLLKRFTVECLQASSGGAANMAKKNKQTLVLPVLTQEQVDNVCQWIYPWFNSKKLAFKAVERALLYKNMVFYALLPSVASGFLVSFMQLNILISLALFLVLAALVFLSYKRYGYYLHQQDGRFYMVVRKGMIGVHYRVFELYKAQSARSVSTFFMRRSGLKSLYIQLAAGGAYVPYLKQQDADFIIDFTLMQAESDSRSWM; encoded by the coding sequence ATGAAACCACAAGCGAGGCTACTGCCAGTGAGTGTTGATGCTACACAAATAACGTCATCTTCACTTAATTGGCAAAAAGTGTCGCCCTGGGCACTGGCTTATTTTGTGATGCATTTTAGTGTGCGGTTTATCAAAGATGGCTTATTTAATTTACTGCCCGTGTTGGTGGTTTTTGTTACCCAAGTAGAAAATAAACTATTTTGGGGGCAAGTTGGGCTCACGATTGCTCTGACTTCATTGCTCGTCTATTGTTTTTTGTATTACCGCAGTTTTCGTTTTTGTATTACTGACGAGCATGAAATTTTACTAAATAAAGGCGTATTTAAAAAAGAGCGACTCACCTTAAAGTTTTCTCGGGTGCAAAATGTAAACATAGCAGAACCCTTTTATTTTACTCCAGTAGGCTTAGTTAATTGCATTTTTGATGCTGCCGGCAGTGTTGCCCAAGAAGCTGTATTGCCTGGAGTAACCAGTGATTATGCCAAGCAAATGCGCAAACAGGTATTTGACTATAAAGCGCAGCAGCAACCATCAACCGAGGAGGCTAATACAGCGCAGCTTCATGCTGAAAATCAGAATGAAAATAGTTTATTCATTTCAAATAAAGAAATAGCTAAGTTTGGTTTAATGTCGAACATGGCAATTTTAGCGCTTGCGGCCATTGCTCCCTTTATAAATGTGGCTATCGATTTTTTAGAGCAGCAGTTTATAACAAAAATAGAGGGTTTTTATCAGCAAGAGCTCGGTATGATGGCTAATGCAGCGGTATTTGCGGTTATTACTTTAATTATTGTGTTGGTATTTATTGCGGTGTTTTTATCGGTGACTATGTCGCTCATTCGCTTTTATAACTATCAGCTTTACTTTAAAAATAATAAATTTAAACGTATTGCAGGGCTGTTAGAGCGCCATCAACTGTCAATTAGTTTAGATAAAGTACAATCTATAGTTATTAAGCAAAACCTAGTTGCCAGGCTATTAAAGCGCTTTACAGTGGAATGTTTGCAAGCCAGCAGCGGCGGTGCTGCAAATATGGCGAAAAAGAATAAACAAACCTTAGTGTTACCTGTGCTCACGCAGGAGCAAGTTGATAATGTGTGTCAGTGGATTTATCCGTGGTTTAACAGTAAAAAGTTGGCATTCAAAGCAGTAGAAAGGGCGTTGCTATATAAAAATATGGTGTTTTATGCCTTGCTACCGAGCGTTGCTTCTGGGTTTTTAGTTAGCTTTATGCAACTTAATATATTAATTTCATTAGCATTATTTTTGGTATTAGCCGCGTTAGTGTTTTTATCATATAAACGTTATGGGTATTACCTTCATCAACAAGATGGGCGTTTTTATATGGTGGTGCGCAAAGGTATGATTGGCGTGCATTACCGAGTATTTGAGCTGTACAAAGCACAAAGCGCTCGCAGTGTGAGCACTTTTTTTATGCGTCGCTCTGGCTTAAAAAGCCTGTATATACAACTTGCTGCAGGCGGTGCGTATGTCCCATATTTAAAACAGCAAGATGCTGACTTCATTATAGATTTTACACTTATGCAGGCTGAGTCAGATTCTCGTAGTTGGATGTAA
- a CDS encoding PH domain-containing protein, which produces MERSVFTNQQITDLPQHQSIEFEPLADKALLHAQLNWLLFFIPFCLVLAAVCYFNTDFAAMAQGYLLVAVPLLILLCMLYSVFSIKLQGSALRTHDIAFKKGIIWQQVTILPLARVQHIEIHRGPIERKLGLASLRLYSAGGMSADLQISGLTHEKCKNIRQFVQSYRHDETTSEATASEC; this is translated from the coding sequence ATGGAGCGAAGCGTGTTTACGAATCAACAAATAACCGACCTACCGCAACATCAAAGCATAGAGTTTGAACCGCTTGCCGATAAAGCATTATTGCATGCACAGTTGAATTGGTTGTTATTTTTTATCCCTTTTTGCCTAGTGCTAGCGGCAGTTTGTTATTTCAATACAGATTTTGCAGCCATGGCGCAAGGTTACTTATTGGTTGCTGTTCCGCTATTAATTTTACTGTGTATGTTATATAGCGTGTTCAGCATAAAATTACAGGGCAGCGCGTTGCGTACCCATGATATTGCTTTTAAAAAAGGCATTATTTGGCAGCAGGTGACAATTTTACCGTTAGCACGAGTGCAGCATATTGAAATACATCGTGGGCCAATAGAGCGAAAACTAGGTTTAGCCAGTTTACGGCTTTACAGCGCAGGTGGTATGAGTGCTGATTTACAAATTAGCGGCCTGACCCACGAAAAGTGCAAAAATATTCGTCAATTTGTACAAAGCTATCGCCACGATGAAACCACAAGCGAGGCTACTGCCAGTGAGTGTTGA
- a CDS encoding D-hexose-6-phosphate mutarotase: MQLSPSVCIERTHSGLEFISINSRQCEAKIFLQGGQITEFTPKGKLPLLWVSGDETFSEGKSIRGGIPICWPWFGQHENTDFPAHGFARTLVWQADEVHETEDEVTVSLKLPMRQVDSTFWPHQSSLRVEFILSEQLEVRLTTCNLGNVPFSYSQALHTYFPTQDIKNTRVTGLQGAQYIEFGQGPHQQHDVVDFSRETDMVYTQAAAVQTIDTPQGMISVSRENSRSCVLWNPWIEKSKRLSNFADDDYKSMLCLEAANVLEDAVTLEPKQSHTLVTTIKWLG; the protein is encoded by the coding sequence ATGCAATTATCACCCTCAGTATGTATTGAGCGTACACATAGCGGTTTAGAATTTATTAGTATTAATAGTCGCCAATGTGAGGCGAAAATATTTTTACAAGGTGGGCAAATAACTGAGTTTACACCCAAAGGTAAATTGCCATTATTGTGGGTGTCTGGGGATGAAACCTTTAGCGAAGGGAAAAGTATTCGCGGCGGCATTCCTATTTGCTGGCCTTGGTTTGGTCAACATGAAAATACAGACTTCCCAGCTCATGGCTTTGCTCGCACACTCGTATGGCAAGCTGATGAAGTGCATGAAACCGAGGACGAAGTTACGGTTAGCCTAAAATTACCCATGAGGCAGGTAGACTCTACCTTTTGGCCGCATCAATCTTCTTTACGGGTTGAGTTTATTTTATCTGAGCAATTAGAGGTGCGTTTAACCACCTGTAATTTAGGCAATGTACCATTTAGCTATTCACAAGCGCTGCATACTTACTTTCCAACACAAGATATTAAGAATACCCGTGTGACAGGCCTGCAAGGGGCACAATATATAGAGTTTGGTCAAGGGCCTCATCAGCAACATGATGTGGTCGACTTTTCCCGTGAAACCGATATGGTTTATACCCAAGCCGCAGCAGTTCAAACAATTGATACTCCTCAAGGGATGATCAGTGTTAGCAGAGAAAACTCGCGCTCGTGCGTGTTATGGAACCCATGGATTGAAAAATCAAAGCGGCTATCAAATTTTGCCGATGATGATTATAAAAGCATGTTATGCCTAGAGGCTGCGAATGTACTTGAAGATGCGGTTACGCTTGAGCCAAAACAAAGCCATACTTTAGTAACAACAATAAAGTGGCTTGGTTAA
- a CDS encoding MarR family winged helix-turn-helix transcriptional regulator: protein MQKYDELLVSLRKVIRAIDLHSKQLNKTAGLTGPQLLIMQEVSQTDGITASRIAQNVNLSPATVTNILDRIESKNLVTRVRSQMDKRRVSLYLTEQGKELLEKAPQPLQEHFIEKFSALAEWEQSLLLSSMQRIAAMMDADKLDASPLLEVGALFQTPKE from the coding sequence ATGCAAAAATATGACGAGTTACTAGTTTCTTTACGCAAGGTGATCCGTGCGATTGACTTACATTCAAAGCAACTTAATAAAACAGCGGGTTTAACAGGGCCACAACTGCTTATCATGCAGGAAGTGTCTCAAACAGATGGTATTACCGCCAGCCGTATTGCGCAAAACGTCAACTTAAGCCCAGCAACGGTTACTAATATTCTTGACCGAATAGAGAGCAAAAACTTAGTAACACGTGTACGCAGTCAAATGGATAAGCGCCGAGTCAGCTTATACCTTACCGAACAAGGTAAGGAACTACTCGAAAAAGCACCTCAGCCATTACAAGAGCATTTTATCGAAAAATTTTCAGCACTTGCTGAATGGGAACAGAGTTTACTCCTTTCATCAATGCAACGTATTGCCGCAATGATGGATGCTGATAAGCTAGACGCTTCACCACTTTTAGAAGTCGGCGCACTGTTTCAAACTCCTAAAGAATAA
- a CDS encoding YbaN family protein: MNIKNVFIYYKNIGFKLLGLLCVLLGIIGVALPVMPTTPFLILALACFARSSSALESWLLNHPRFGTTLQHWRAHQVVPVKAKYAAGLGMLIGFIFLLYSSPPAWVIALVAVVEVLVLTYLISKPSTPPKN, from the coding sequence GTGAACATAAAAAACGTTTTTATTTATTATAAAAATATCGGCTTTAAATTGCTGGGGTTACTGTGTGTATTACTCGGCATTATTGGTGTTGCCCTACCCGTTATGCCAACCACGCCGTTTTTAATTTTAGCCTTAGCCTGTTTTGCTCGCTCATCTAGCGCGCTTGAATCTTGGCTATTAAACCACCCTCGCTTTGGCACAACATTACAACATTGGCGCGCTCATCAAGTAGTTCCTGTAAAGGCAAAATATGCTGCGGGTCTAGGTATGCTAATAGGCTTTATATTTTTATTATACAGCAGCCCTCCAGCTTGGGTTATTGCCCTAGTTGCTGTGGTTGAAGTGCTGGTTTTAACTTACTTAATTTCTAAGCCCTCAACTCCACCTAAAAACTAG
- a CDS encoding PepSY-associated TM helix domain-containing protein — MPFVNKRALYSTSRALHIYISTALFFLLILFCVSGIVLNHVDWLKNDKNNGQITAAIPAELLTKAQTQLNTLPAIYPQIEAYLAKQYGLNKVKSIEWEKQDSLVMLDYPLPAGYAYAEFDFISGELLLDYQTGGFLSVIGDLHKGRYSGEVWSWVIDISAVLMILFAITGMIILFQNRKKRLAGIWITALGVATPIVIYLCWVPQIKGVS; from the coding sequence ATGCCCTTTGTTAATAAACGCGCTTTATATAGTACGAGTCGTGCTTTACATATCTATATTTCTACCGCTTTGTTTTTTCTACTTATTTTATTTTGTGTAAGCGGCATAGTGCTAAACCACGTTGACTGGTTAAAAAACGATAAAAACAACGGCCAAATTACCGCTGCAATTCCAGCTGAACTACTTACAAAAGCACAAACACAATTAAACACCCTACCTGCTATTTACCCCCAAATAGAAGCTTACCTAGCCAAGCAGTATGGGCTGAATAAAGTAAAAAGCATTGAGTGGGAAAAGCAAGATTCACTGGTCATGCTCGACTACCCATTACCTGCAGGCTACGCCTACGCAGAGTTTGATTTTATTAGTGGCGAATTGTTACTCGATTATCAAACTGGGGGGTTTTTAAGTGTAATTGGCGACCTACATAAAGGTCGTTACAGCGGTGAAGTATGGAGCTGGGTTATTGATATATCAGCAGTGCTGATGATCCTATTTGCCATCACCGGCATGATTATTTTATTTCAAAATAGAAAAAAACGCTTAGCAGGAATATGGATAACCGCATTAGGTGTAGCAACACCTATCGTTATTTACCTGTGTTGGGTGCCACAAATAAAAGGAGTGTCTTAA
- a CDS encoding DUF2271 domain-containing protein translates to MFKVKPWLSITLLVAALFQINAHAQSSRLEVELTLADLNVQPYHRPYVAVWLETPERKHVTTLALWVQKAEWFKDLRQWWRKAGKSNAQFDGVSGATKRAGTYTISWDGNDLNGNPVTPGKYLLNIEVVREEGGRDYSRIELDLTQSEKITIEGKNEFTTSFITVSAR, encoded by the coding sequence ATGTTTAAAGTTAAACCATGGCTAAGCATCACGCTGTTAGTCGCCGCGCTATTTCAAATTAATGCTCATGCACAATCGTCAAGGTTAGAAGTTGAATTAACCCTCGCCGATTTAAACGTGCAACCTTACCACCGACCTTATGTTGCTGTATGGCTGGAAACGCCAGAGCGTAAACACGTCACAACATTAGCGCTTTGGGTACAAAAAGCGGAATGGTTTAAAGACCTACGCCAATGGTGGCGCAAAGCCGGTAAAAGTAATGCTCAGTTTGATGGTGTCAGCGGCGCAACCAAGCGTGCCGGCACATATACAATTAGTTGGGATGGCAACGATCTAAACGGTAACCCTGTAACGCCCGGTAAATACCTACTTAATATTGAAGTTGTGCGCGAAGAAGGTGGCCGTGATTACAGCCGTATTGAGCTTGATTTAACTCAATCAGAGAAAATAACTATTGAAGGTAAAAACGAATTTACAACCAGCTTTATCACTGTAAGCGCTAGGTAG
- a CDS encoding DUF4198 domain-containing protein gives MNVNLSKIALIGALSLSALVSTAASAHARWLLPSHTSLSGDKAHYVMIDASISNEMFAPDKAFKPKEKGAEYDDTLLMALAPNGEKVSETIRAYYLKRKSSAAVSLKEEGTYHIAMTQKPMYMTFYKDEEGKRKRVFGKKTDAKLPSNAQGVRTTKVISTVDTFVSRNGTSKPALLGLGLELSGPTHPNDLFVGEQARFQLLQDGKPAGEGIEVNILRGDTRYRNERGEVKVTTDKNGFFTTTWNAPGIYLIETATEVDVKEKGVDSGRYALFTTLEVAPE, from the coding sequence ATGAACGTTAATTTATCAAAAATTGCATTAATAGGCGCACTGAGTTTATCGGCGCTAGTCTCAACAGCGGCAAGCGCACATGCCCGTTGGTTACTACCTTCGCACACTTCGCTTTCTGGCGATAAAGCGCATTACGTTATGATTGATGCGAGTATTTCTAACGAAATGTTTGCACCAGATAAAGCCTTTAAGCCAAAAGAAAAAGGCGCAGAGTACGACGACACATTATTAATGGCACTTGCACCAAACGGCGAGAAAGTATCTGAAACCATTCGTGCTTATTACTTAAAGCGCAAGAGCTCAGCAGCAGTAAGCCTCAAAGAAGAAGGCACTTACCACATTGCTATGACGCAAAAGCCAATGTACATGACCTTCTATAAGGACGAAGAGGGTAAACGCAAACGTGTATTTGGTAAAAAAACAGATGCTAAATTACCTAGCAACGCTCAAGGCGTGCGCACCACTAAAGTTATTTCAACAGTAGATACCTTTGTAAGCCGCAACGGTACATCTAAGCCAGCCCTGTTAGGTTTAGGCTTAGAGCTAAGTGGCCCTACACACCCAAATGACTTATTTGTTGGTGAGCAAGCACGTTTTCAATTACTACAAGACGGAAAACCAGCTGGCGAAGGCATTGAAGTTAATATTTTAAGAGGCGATACTCGCTACCGTAACGAACGTGGCGAAGTAAAAGTAACCACCGATAAAAACGGCTTTTTTACAACAACATGGAACGCACCGGGTATCTATTTAATAGAAACCGCAACCGAAGTTGATGTGAAGGAAAAAGGCGTAGATTCGGGTCGTTATGCTTTATTTACAACGCTTGAAGTAGCCCCTGAGTAA
- a CDS encoding TonB-dependent siderophore receptor, with translation MTFKRLSANKLALSLAVASALSSSFVTANAAEQDTQAQENIEVISVTGTRRSLRSIAQSSVPVDIITSSDMVSTGQLEISQVLANQVPSFNFPSATLGDGTDHAKPAVLRGLAPDHTLVLINGKRRHSGALLNLAGVVGRGSTAVDLNMIPTSAIKRVEVLRDGAAAQYGSDAIAGVINIVLKDASEGGSVSVTYGEYDTQMAGAPNLESAYADANGDLAFNLGDDREISDGATRTISANSGFALSDSGFVNVSIEYRDNSPTQRSGFDPREQYSRLDDGSLDPREFTIDRYNHRFGKADLEDYALFYNMGYELDNSLNLYSFGSYSKREGNSGGFYRRAQDSRNVLALYPDGFLPQIETDVEDYSFALGLEGGTGDWTWDVSTNYGRNDFAFGVVNSLNTSLGATSPTEFDNGALVYDQFIVNGDASTTLDLGLPDDVFFTLGAEYRHESYKIEQGEESSYITALDSNGNPIAAGGAQVLSGFGPESVTDESRHNVALFVEFDTYLTDNWNMVLASRYEDYSDFGNTFTSKLATRYSVNENLSLRGAISTGFRAPSLAQSSYRQISTVLENNQAFEVGLFPTDAPAAQALGAKQLDAEDSVNLTAGFVYTQGNFSLTVDAYRIDIDDRIVLSENLSGAAVQQILTDAGELNTESVRYFTNAIDSRTQGVDIVATYLLQLDNFGDVRLNAAANFNDTEVTHVDDNPEQLNSLGDDYVVFARREVGRFEEGTPDNKLNLSAVWNFNEWQTTLRATRYGEVADISTTADRDEYLDAKWITDLEVAYRPNDEWKFALGANNLFDQYPQATVDNIGYSTFSQIFPYTPYAPYSLDGRFLYGNITYSF, from the coding sequence ATGACTTTTAAGCGTTTATCAGCTAATAAATTAGCACTTAGCTTGGCCGTAGCCTCTGCACTTAGCAGCTCTTTCGTTACAGCTAATGCAGCAGAACAAGATACCCAAGCACAAGAGAACATCGAAGTAATCTCAGTAACAGGGACTCGCCGTAGTTTGCGAAGTATTGCACAAAGCTCAGTGCCAGTAGATATTATTACTAGCAGTGACATGGTAAGCACAGGTCAACTTGAAATCAGCCAGGTTCTTGCTAACCAGGTACCCAGCTTTAACTTTCCAAGCGCCACTTTAGGTGATGGAACAGATCACGCAAAACCTGCTGTACTGCGCGGCTTAGCGCCCGATCACACTTTAGTGCTTATAAATGGTAAACGTCGTCACTCTGGTGCGCTTTTAAACTTAGCAGGTGTTGTAGGCAGAGGCTCTACCGCGGTAGATTTAAACATGATCCCTACATCAGCCATTAAGCGCGTAGAAGTACTACGCGATGGTGCCGCAGCGCAATACGGCTCAGATGCCATTGCCGGGGTGATTAATATTGTTTTAAAAGACGCCTCTGAAGGCGGCAGTGTAAGCGTAACCTATGGTGAATACGACACACAAATGGCGGGCGCACCTAACTTAGAAAGCGCCTACGCAGATGCAAACGGCGATCTTGCATTTAACCTAGGTGATGACCGCGAAATTAGCGATGGCGCAACACGCACTATTAGCGCTAACTCTGGATTTGCATTATCAGACAGCGGCTTTGTAAATGTATCGATTGAATACCGCGATAACAGCCCAACACAACGCTCTGGTTTTGATCCGCGTGAGCAATACAGCCGCCTTGACGATGGCAGCCTAGACCCGCGCGAATTTACTATTGACCGTTACAACCATCGTTTTGGTAAAGCAGACCTTGAAGATTATGCTTTATTTTACAATATGGGTTACGAGCTAGATAACAGCCTAAACCTGTATTCATTTGGTAGCTACTCAAAACGAGAAGGTAACTCAGGTGGTTTTTACCGCCGTGCACAAGACAGCCGTAACGTATTAGCACTCTACCCAGATGGTTTTTTACCGCAAATTGAAACCGATGTTGAAGACTACTCATTTGCCCTAGGCCTAGAAGGTGGAACAGGTGACTGGACATGGGATGTAAGTACCAACTATGGCCGCAACGACTTTGCATTTGGTGTTGTGAATAGCTTAAATACGTCTTTAGGTGCTACCAGCCCCACCGAATTTGATAACGGCGCACTAGTTTATGACCAATTTATAGTCAATGGTGATGCAAGCACAACCCTTGATTTAGGGTTACCTGACGACGTATTTTTTACTCTAGGTGCTGAATACCGCCACGAAAGTTATAAAATAGAACAAGGTGAAGAATCCTCTTACATTACTGCACTTGATAGCAATGGCAATCCAATTGCTGCCGGTGGCGCACAAGTACTTTCGGGTTTTGGTCCAGAAAGCGTAACCGATGAAAGCCGCCATAACGTTGCACTATTTGTTGAGTTTGACACCTACCTAACCGACAACTGGAACATGGTTTTAGCTAGCCGCTACGAAGATTACAGCGACTTTGGTAACACCTTTACCTCAAAGCTTGCAACACGTTACAGCGTAAACGAAAACCTATCGCTACGTGGGGCAATTAGCACAGGTTTCCGCGCCCCATCGCTTGCACAAAGCTCGTATCGCCAAATTTCCACCGTACTTGAAAACAACCAAGCGTTTGAAGTAGGCCTATTCCCAACAGATGCACCAGCAGCACAAGCCCTTGGCGCAAAACAGTTAGACGCTGAAGACTCAGTTAATTTAACAGCTGGCTTTGTATACACCCAAGGTAACTTTAGCTTAACGGTTGACGCCTACCGTATTGATATTGATGACCGTATTGTGCTCTCTGAAAACTTAAGCGGTGCCGCAGTACAACAAATTTTAACGGATGCTGGTGAGTTAAATACCGAAAGCGTACGCTACTTTACCAACGCAATCGACTCACGCACGCAAGGCGTAGACATTGTTGCAACTTACCTACTACAGTTAGATAACTTTGGCGACGTGCGATTAAACGCGGCAGCTAACTTTAACGACACCGAAGTGACACACGTTGACGATAATCCTGAACAACTAAACTCTTTAGGTGACGACTACGTTGTATTTGCACGCCGTGAAGTAGGTCGTTTTGAAGAAGGCACACCAGACAACAAACTGAATCTGTCGGCAGTGTGGAACTTTAACGAATGGCAAACAACGTTACGTGCAACACGTTATGGTGAAGTTGCCGATATTTCTACTACCGCCGATCGCGATGAATACCTAGACGCTAAATGGATAACCGATTTAGAAGTTGCGTATCGCCCTAACGATGAGTGGAAATTTGCACTCGGTGCCAACAACTTATTTGACCAATACCCGCAAGCCACGGTCGATAATATTGGTTACTCTACCTTTAGCCAAATATTTCCATACACACCGTATGCACCATACAGTTTAGATGGTCGCTTTTTATACGGTAACATTACCTACAGCTTTTAA
- a CDS encoding lipocalin-like domain-containing protein codes for MNRLKVAVTFIFIGALSACQPEAEQVNQNKLMHSGFAQQFGEPVNKNQGLSFPRDHGAHHQQGIEWWYVTANLKADNGDTFGVQWTLFRLSVDEQATATDASPWWNGQLYFAHFAIQTDSQHQAFEKYGRSGQVNITAQPFEARLDDWQLASKDATFLPLSLKAQQENYSANLVLANSPLVKHGEQGYSQKTHQGHASYYYSYPFLEAQGDITFAGKTFKVTGDAWLDREWSSALIDPTQNGWDWFSIQADDKKQGGLMAFCIRNGQQSYDYCCASHITQSGIVRAIANDDVTLQVLKTSELTAQTTPSSKTYPVKWHLKVKGFEPIVIEARNPDSRNQLSIPYWEGRIKTQGGFKGKGYAELVGY; via the coding sequence ATGAATAGACTAAAAGTAGCCGTTACCTTTATTTTTATTGGCGCATTAAGCGCGTGCCAGCCCGAAGCAGAGCAAGTAAATCAAAATAAACTAATGCATAGCGGGTTTGCACAACAATTTGGTGAACCTGTAAACAAAAACCAAGGGCTGAGCTTTCCACGTGATCATGGGGCGCATCACCAACAAGGAATTGAATGGTGGTATGTAACGGCTAATTTAAAAGCAGATAATGGCGATACCTTTGGTGTGCAATGGACTTTATTTAGGCTCTCGGTCGATGAGCAAGCCACGGCAACTGATGCGTCGCCATGGTGGAATGGACAGCTTTACTTTGCTCACTTTGCAATACAAACCGATTCACAGCATCAAGCGTTCGAAAAATATGGCAGATCGGGACAAGTAAATATAACAGCGCAGCCATTTGAAGCTCGCCTAGATGATTGGCAGTTAGCAAGTAAGGATGCAACATTTTTACCGCTCAGTTTAAAGGCGCAGCAGGAAAATTACAGTGCTAACCTGGTGCTGGCTAATAGCCCACTTGTAAAACATGGCGAGCAAGGTTATAGCCAAAAGACTCACCAGGGGCATGCCTCTTACTATTATAGCTATCCGTTTTTAGAAGCCCAAGGCGACATCACATTTGCGGGTAAAACTTTTAAAGTAACTGGAGATGCTTGGTTAGACAGAGAGTGGTCTTCGGCGCTAATCGATCCTACCCAAAATGGTTGGGACTGGTTTAGCATTCAGGCTGATGATAAAAAACAGGGGGGCTTAATGGCATTTTGTATTCGTAATGGTCAACAAAGTTATGACTACTGCTGTGCATCGCACATTACGCAAAGTGGAATTGTGCGCGCCATTGCAAATGACGACGTGACCTTACAGGTATTAAAAACATCTGAGCTTACAGCCCAAACAACGCCCAGTAGTAAAACCTACCCAGTTAAGTGGCACCTCAAGGTTAAAGGGTTTGAGCCAATTGTAATTGAAGCACGTAACCCCGATTCACGAAATCAATTGAGCATTCCCTACTGGGAGGGGCGAATTAAAACTCAAGGCGGTTTTAAAGGTAAAGGTTATGCAGAACTAGTTGGTTATTAG